AATATCACCAGCGAGAACCAGCGGGAAAAATCCAAACCCGTATCAGTAAGCCACTTGATAGCCAAGAAGATCTGAGCATTGCCTATTCTCCGGGTGTCGCAGGACCTTGTCGGGAGATTGAAAAAGACCCTGAAAACTCATTCAAGTACACAGGCCGTGCGAACCTTGTGGGAGTGATTTCCAACGGAACTGCAGTCTTAGGCCTTGGAAATATTGGCCCTCATGCCTCGAAACCTGTGATGGAAGGCAAGGCGATGCTTTTCAAAAAGTTCGCCGATATCGATGTCTTTGACATTGAAGTCGCTGCTGAGGACCCCGATCAGTTTATCTCTACTGTTAAAGCGTTAGAGCCTACATTTGGTGGTATCAATCTCGAAGATATCAAAGCCCCTGAGTGCTTCTATATTGAAGAAACGCTCAAAGAGCAGATGAACATCCCAGTGTTCCACGATGATCAGCATGGCACAGCTATCATTGCAAGTGCTGCCTTCATCAACGCCTTAGAAATCACCAATCGCGATATTGCTGATGTAAAAGTTGTGTTTTCGGGTGGTGGCGCTGCTGCCATTGCCTGCGCTGACCTCTTTATCAAGCTCGGCGTGAAACCAGAAAATCTTCTCATGTGCGATAGCCGCGGGGTTATCCATGATGGACGCGACCCTGGCAATCCGTACAAGGGCCGATTCTCACAAAAAACAGATCTTAGAACTTTGGAAGAAGCCCTTGTTGGGGCCGACGCCTTTGTCGGTGTTTCTGTCGCAGGTGTCCTCACACAGGACATGATCAAACCTATGGCCGAGCATCCGATTATTTTTGCCCTCGCCAATCCAGACCCTGAAATTCACCCGGATCTAGCCCGAGAGGTGAGACCTGATGCTATTATTGCCACAGGACGAAGCGATTTCCCTAACCAAGTGAACAACGTCCTGGGTTTCCCGTTTATTTTCCGCGGCGCTCTCGACACCCAAGCCACAGGCATCTCAGATGAAATGAAGCTCGCCGCTGTGAAAGCCATCTCCAGCTTGGCTAAGAAAACTGTTCCCGAAGAGGTTCTTAAGGTTTACTCCAATCCGGACGGCTACCAATTTGGTAAGGACTACCTCATTCCGAAGCCGGTTGACCCGAGGGTCTTGATGTATGTAGCTCCCGCCGTGGCACAAGCTGCTATGGACTCCGGGGTTGCGCGGAAAAAGGTGAATATCGACGAGTATAAGTACCACATCGAAAGAATTCTTGGCCCCACAAGGCGGATCGTTCGAAAGCTTCGCCAGGGCATCGTGGCTGGCACTCAGAGACAAAAGAAGAAACCCAATATACTCCTTCCCCATGGCCATGACAGCCGTGTGATCAAAGCAGCAGCACAGATCGTCTATGATGGCGATGTAGACGTCACGCTTTTAGGGTCTCCCAAGAGTATTATTGAAAAGTCGGAATCACTAGGATTCCACGCTTTCGGTGAGAAGGTTAATATTATCAACCCACTTCAAGACGATCGTACAGAGAAATTCGCTGATCAACTGTTTGAGCTTCGGCAACGGAAAGGAATTTCGAAATCCATCGCTATGGAAGCCATTCGCAATACCAATTACTTCGGTGCCATGTTGCTC
This portion of the Pseudobacteriovorax antillogorgiicola genome encodes:
- a CDS encoding NADP-dependent malic enzyme — protein: MNYEEKALEYHQREPAGKIQTRISKPLDSQEDLSIAYSPGVAGPCREIEKDPENSFKYTGRANLVGVISNGTAVLGLGNIGPHASKPVMEGKAMLFKKFADIDVFDIEVAAEDPDQFISTVKALEPTFGGINLEDIKAPECFYIEETLKEQMNIPVFHDDQHGTAIIASAAFINALEITNRDIADVKVVFSGGGAAAIACADLFIKLGVKPENLLMCDSRGVIHDGRDPGNPYKGRFSQKTDLRTLEEALVGADAFVGVSVAGVLTQDMIKPMAEHPIIFALANPDPEIHPDLAREVRPDAIIATGRSDFPNQVNNVLGFPFIFRGALDTQATGISDEMKLAAVKAISSLAKKTVPEEVLKVYSNPDGYQFGKDYLIPKPVDPRVLMYVAPAVAQAAMDSGVARKKVNIDEYKYHIERILGPTRRIVRKLRQGIVAGTQRQKKKPNILLPHGHDSRVIKAAAQIVYDGDVDVTLLGSPKSIIEKSESLGFHAFGEKVNIINPLQDDRTEKFADQLFELRQRKGISKSIAMEAIRNTNYFGAMLLKNGFVDGMLNGLVEPYAASVRPILEVLGTTTSTTLAGTQMISYRKKLYFFSDCTINVDPTPEQMASIAYNTAEFAKEYTDDPIKLAFLSFSSFGSNRHPITRKISEAARLLENMNPDFDFDGEIQADVAINVDLQKKEFPFSNLKGQANVLIFPDLMSANISYKLLANLTEASSFGPILRGPPMPAHVLERGARVEDIINMVYLTANQWARN